In Streptomyces nojiriensis, one genomic interval encodes:
- a CDS encoding phospholipase D-like domain-containing protein — protein sequence MPSLPRPAAPAGGGDVPALAVGGLGVGIRQSDPASSFRPVLPTAGDTKCGIGVHDNTNADRDYDTVNPEESALRALVSSATSHIEISQQDVHATCPPLPRYDVRLYDALAAKLVSGVKVRIVVSDPANRGTIGSGGYSQIKSLNEVSDALRGRVAALTGDGGRARTAMCENLQLATFRASDRPTWADGKPYAQHHKLVSVDGSAFYVGSKNLYPSWLQDFGYVVESPAAAGQIKSDLLDPQWRYSQATATYDWARGLCQA from the coding sequence ATGCCCTCCCTGCCCAGGCCCGCCGCCCCGGCGGGCGGCGGGGACGTGCCCGCGCTCGCCGTCGGCGGCCTCGGCGTGGGCATCCGCCAGAGCGACCCCGCCTCCTCCTTCCGCCCCGTCCTGCCCACGGCCGGCGACACCAAGTGCGGGATCGGGGTCCACGACAACACCAACGCCGACCGGGACTACGACACCGTCAACCCGGAGGAGAGCGCCCTGCGCGCCCTGGTCTCCAGCGCGACCTCGCACATCGAGATCTCCCAGCAGGACGTGCACGCCACCTGCCCGCCCCTGCCCCGCTACGACGTGCGCCTCTACGACGCCCTCGCCGCCAAGCTCGTCTCCGGCGTGAAGGTCCGCATCGTCGTCAGCGACCCGGCCAACCGCGGCACGATCGGCAGCGGCGGCTACTCCCAGATCAAGTCGCTCAACGAGGTCAGCGACGCCCTGCGCGGCCGCGTGGCGGCCCTGACCGGTGACGGCGGCCGGGCGCGCACCGCGATGTGCGAGAACCTCCAGCTGGCCACCTTCCGCGCGTCCGACCGGCCCACCTGGGCGGACGGCAAGCCCTACGCCCAGCACCACAAGCTGGTCTCGGTCGACGGATCCGCCTTCTACGTCGGCTCCAAGAACCTCTACCCCTCCTGGCTCCAGGACTTCGGGTACGTCGTCGAGAGCCCGGCCGCGGCCGGACAGATCAAGAGCGACCTGCTGGACCCGCAGTGGCGCTACTCCCAGGCCACCGCGACGTACGACTGGGCCCGCGGCCTCTGCCAGGCCTGA